One Acaryochloris thomasi RCC1774 genomic window, AGATGCCTGCTACCCGGGTCACACCATTCTTGAGCAAAATTCCCTAGAGCGGCTGGCTGTGGTCTGTGACGGTGTCGGTGGACATGATGGCGGTGAAGTAGCGTCAGCTATTGCGATTGAGGCAATGACCTCTCATCTCACACAGCTGCAGCAGGGGGCTTTACCCACTGATGTTGTCATTGCTGAACTAGAGGCCGCCACGTTTCAGGCCAACGATCTAATCAGTGAGCGAAATGACGAAGAGAAACGGCAAGAGCGCCGACGAATGGGGACAACGCTGGTCACGACCCTGATTCACAATCAGCAGGCCTACCTGACCCATATTGGCGATAGTCGAGCTTACCTAATTACGGCGGTGGGCTGCTATCAGTTAACGGTGGATGACGATATCGCCAGTCGAGAAGTGCGGCTGGGCTATATCCCCTATCGAGACGCCTTGAAGCAGCCTGCTTCCGGCTCATTGACACAGGCTTTAGGGATGGCCCCATCATCCGTTCTGCGGCCCACGGTACAGCGCCTAGTTCTAGATGAAGACTGCGTGATTCTGCTCTGCTCTGATGGCCTCAGTGACTACGATCGGGTTGAGGCACTGTGGCGGACCGAGGTGCTACCGCTGCTGCGTCAAGAAACGGACTTGGTCACCGTCACCAAACGCTTAATTGAGCAGGCCAATGAATTGAATGGTCACGACAACATTACAGTGGCACTTTTACATTGTCGTGTGGATCGGTCTCGTGTGCCTAGAACCACAGCAGGCTCACGTCGGACACAGCTTCAGAGTCCTGTCACAACCAGTGCCCAACCAGCGCCCCCGGCGGCAATGGCCTCGCCTAGCGATCCAGCCTCTGGTTCATGGAAAAGCTGGGCGCTTGCGGGCCTCTTAGGGGCGCTTGCCCTCGCAGGATTGGCCTATTTCTTTCTGCGCCCCAAGCCTGACCCCTTTCTAGTTGCCACTTCCACGGTTCCTGAGAAGATTGAGCTGTCATTTGAGCAACTGGCAGCAGATACCCTGCTAGAGATTCAGCCGAGCAATCAACAAGAGACGGCCCTGCAGGTTTGGCCGCAGAGTCAGCCTCCGACAACCGATCCCGGTAGCACACCAGCAAGCATCCCGTTTGCAAAAGGGAGTATTGTGCGGATCGTGGGTTTACTCGAGAATTTTCCAGATGTAGAGCCACCGACCTCTGATGCCGA contains:
- a CDS encoding PP2C family protein-serine/threonine phosphatase → MPNTLPTLYCPNPRCQAKNTELDPQCQECGSALPKRYLWVMGLDGKPGETLADRYAFRGPNVVLDTQINLPLKLNTDLPNGLIPYLKLFPYRLHVPQLYTVIPPKRKKDFPIVLLEQAPLSAADFFETESVNGATDFLVSPGLSLIDSWPYAQPLRQVNWLWQMAQLWQPFLIQGVASTLLQPDLLRVEERLLRVLELHPEFEETPTLAHLGSLWQQWLPGAAEPLAPDFEKLCQALIQGSLSSPELLLDQLEQLLVRHQEPYQLKIDISARTDTGQMRNHNEDACYPGHTILEQNSLERLAVVCDGVGGHDGGEVASAIAIEAMTSHLTQLQQGALPTDVVIAELEAATFQANDLISERNDEEKRQERRRMGTTLVTTLIHNQQAYLTHIGDSRAYLITAVGCYQLTVDDDIASREVRLGYIPYRDALKQPASGSLTQALGMAPSSVLRPTVQRLVLDEDCVILLCSDGLSDYDRVEALWRTEVLPLLRQETDLVTVTKRLIEQANELNGHDNITVALLHCRVDRSRVPRTTAGSRRTQLQSPVTTSAQPAPPAAMASPSDPASGSWKSWALAGLLGALALAGLAYFFLRPKPDPFLVATSTVPEKIELSFEQLAADTLLEIQPSNQQETALQVWPQSQPPTTDPGSTPASIPFAKGSIVRIVGLLENFPDVEPPTSDADVWLKIQICSPVLSSNATPGSVPGVAVESEAAGQASPLLEEPPTVASPPGETSATSQPQVGWVRWTDLQKQVVLKADAPAFSAPFCGRSVDGIGEVPIGGEVL